One region of Spirochaetaceae bacterium genomic DNA includes:
- a CDS encoding Gfo/Idh/MocA family oxidoreductase, giving the protein MAQGRIGRAYHCKTYWRRRAGIPGIGSWFTRKSLSGGGWLLDTGVHMLDNALFILDNFAVHSVTGATYREFGPSGAGEGGYGLSERTEAAFDVDDFATAMIKLAGGATVLLIDAVWAMHNERRSEMNIELYGSEGAIDTYGDKLFRRQGSEYHAIEGPDAGPLTYPHTSRFHHFVNVILGREEPCVTLEQALAVQCVIDAIYAPAANGKEVLLSGDAACETPAGEPAREIAVNKAQITGAIFEALTTLRLMAITATGYNNVDLEAAHAAGVTVSSVAAYATPRHS; this is encoded by the coding sequence GTGGCTCAGGGCCGCATCGGACGCGCCTACCACTGCAAGACCTACTGGCGCCGGCGGGCCGGCATTCCCGGCATCGGGAGCTGGTTTACCCGCAAATCACTGTCCGGCGGCGGCTGGCTCCTGGACACCGGCGTGCACATGCTCGACAACGCCCTGTTCATCCTCGACAACTTCGCCGTGCACTCGGTCACCGGCGCCACCTACCGCGAGTTCGGCCCGAGCGGCGCCGGCGAGGGCGGCTATGGGCTTTCGGAGCGCACCGAGGCGGCGTTCGACGTGGACGACTTCGCCACCGCCATGATCAAGCTCGCCGGCGGCGCCACCGTGCTGCTGATCGACGCGGTGTGGGCGATGCACAACGAGCGCCGGAGCGAGATGAACATCGAGCTGTACGGGTCGGAGGGCGCCATCGACACTTACGGCGACAAGCTGTTCCGACGGCAGGGCAGCGAGTACCACGCCATCGAGGGGCCCGACGCCGGCCCGCTGACCTACCCGCACACCAGCCGGTTTCACCACTTCGTGAACGTGATCCTCGGCCGCGAGGAGCCGTGCGTGACCCTGGAGCAGGCGCTCGCCGTCCAGTGCGTGATCGACGCGATCTACGCCCCCGCGGCGAACGGGAAGGAAGTGCTCCTGAGCGGAGACGCTGCATGCGAGACGCCGGCAGGCGAACCGGCACGCGAAATTGCGGTGAATAAGGCGCAGATCACGGGGGCGATCTTCGAGGCGCTCACCACGCTACGCCTGATGGCGATCACCGCCACCGGCTACAACAACGTCGACCTCGAGGCGGCGCACGCCGCCGGGGTCACGGTGAGCAGCGTGGCCGCGTACGCAACGCCACGACACTCGTGA